In Streptomyces sp. P3, one DNA window encodes the following:
- a CDS encoding nuclear transport factor 2 family protein: MRAFREAVEAGDLEAVEALLSDDVVFTSPVVFKPYPGKAITAAILRAVSQVFEDFRYVQELEGGEGRDHALVFTARVGERRLSGCDFIHVDDNGLIDELTVMVRPLSGAQALAAAMGARFDDIAKEAQAWAVSAS; this comes from the coding sequence ATGCGCGCATTCCGCGAGGCGGTCGAGGCCGGCGATCTCGAGGCCGTCGAGGCACTGCTGTCCGACGACGTGGTCTTCACCAGCCCGGTGGTCTTCAAGCCCTACCCGGGCAAGGCGATCACGGCGGCGATCCTGCGCGCGGTCTCGCAGGTCTTCGAGGACTTCCGGTACGTACAGGAGCTGGAGGGCGGCGAAGGGCGCGACCATGCCCTGGTCTTCACGGCGCGGGTGGGGGAACGCCGGCTCAGCGGCTGCGACTTCATCCACGTCGACGACAACGGCCTCATCGACGAACTGACGGTCATGGTCCGCCCGCTGTCCGGCGCGCAGGCCCTGGCGGCGGCCATGGGCGCGCGGTTCGACGACATCGCGAAGGAGGCGCAGGCGTGGGCGGTCTCCGCCTCCTGA
- a CDS encoding PadR family transcriptional regulator, with translation MSLKYAVLAALLEGEASGYELSKIFDVSLANFWPATPQQLYRELERLAQDGLIEARVVRQERRPDKRMFTLTGAGREDLSAFAAVPPRRPAALRDELMVKIQAMDGADPGATRELIEKRMSWSRGKLDRYERLRDRLLAGRTEEEYLSEADRIGPYLTLLGGIALEETNVRWCERALGLLERRTAVG, from the coding sequence ATGTCCCTCAAGTACGCCGTCCTGGCCGCTCTTCTGGAGGGCGAGGCCTCGGGTTACGAGCTGTCGAAGATCTTCGACGTCTCCCTGGCGAACTTCTGGCCGGCGACCCCGCAGCAGCTCTACCGCGAACTGGAGCGCCTCGCCCAGGACGGCCTGATCGAGGCACGGGTGGTACGGCAGGAGCGCCGGCCCGACAAGCGCATGTTCACCCTGACCGGGGCGGGCCGCGAGGATCTGAGCGCCTTCGCCGCCGTCCCGCCCCGCCGCCCCGCCGCACTGCGCGACGAGCTCATGGTCAAGATCCAGGCGATGGACGGCGCGGACCCCGGGGCGACGCGCGAGCTGATCGAGAAGCGCATGAGCTGGTCGCGCGGCAAACTCGACCGCTACGAACGGCTCCGCGACCGCCTCCTCGCAGGGCGCACCGAGGAGGAGTACCTGAGCGAGGCCGATCGGATCGGGCCCTATCTGACGCTGCTCGGCGGCATCGCCCTCGAAGAGACGAATGTGCGCTGGTGCGAGCGGGCCCTCGGTCTTCTCGAACGGCGCACGGCCGTAGGCTGA
- a CDS encoding class I SAM-dependent methyltransferase, whose protein sequence is MFSPEGPTLRELAVQALSSVEHGYDLLAPKFDHTPFRTPDSVLDAVAAALKDTGPYEDGLDLCCGTGAGVDVLATVCRSSVTGVDFSAGMLDEARRRPPTAGPRVSWVRADARALPFTARFDLVVSFGAFGHFLPRELPGLFAQVHTALRPGGRFAFPVLAPPAPSSPLYWALLGFDAAMRVRNALWRPPFVMYYRAFRLGEVRRELTRAGFHVELRALPEFGARSDGSPRVRLVEARRTGPADDAPDGVTRPPGA, encoded by the coding sequence ATGTTCAGCCCCGAAGGCCCCACGCTGCGCGAACTCGCCGTCCAGGCCCTGTCGTCCGTCGAGCACGGCTACGACCTCCTCGCGCCGAAGTTCGACCACACGCCGTTCCGCACCCCGGACTCCGTCCTCGACGCGGTCGCCGCGGCGCTGAAGGACACCGGCCCCTACGAGGACGGCCTCGACCTGTGCTGCGGCACGGGCGCCGGGGTGGACGTCCTGGCGACGGTGTGCCGGTCCAGCGTGACCGGCGTCGACTTCAGCGCCGGCATGCTCGACGAGGCGCGCCGACGGCCCCCGACGGCCGGCCCGCGGGTGTCCTGGGTGCGCGCGGACGCCCGTGCCCTGCCTTTCACGGCCCGCTTCGACCTCGTCGTCAGCTTCGGCGCGTTCGGCCACTTCCTGCCCCGGGAGCTGCCGGGCCTGTTCGCCCAGGTGCACACCGCGCTGCGGCCGGGCGGTCGCTTCGCTTTCCCGGTCCTCGCCCCGCCCGCGCCGTCCTCCCCGCTGTACTGGGCGCTTCTCGGCTTCGACGCCGCGATGCGGGTGCGCAACGCCCTGTGGCGGCCGCCGTTCGTGATGTACTACCGGGCCTTCCGGCTCGGCGAGGTGCGGCGCGAACTGACGCGGGCCGGATTCCACGTGGAGCTGCGCGCCCTGCCCGAGTTCGGGGCGCGGAGCGACGGCAGCCCACGGGTCCGCCTGGTCGAGGCGCGACGGACCGGACCGGCCGACGACGCTCCGGACGGGGTCACCCGGCCGCCGGGAGCGTGA
- a CDS encoding serine hydrolase domain-containing protein, whose amino-acid sequence MSEHVPQVHGHCDPWFAALRTAFEENFRERGELGAAVSVTVDGATVADLWGGWADAARTRPWERDTLVNVWSTSKGPTALCAHILADRGLLDFDAPVADYWPEFAAAGKEHVLVRHLLSHRAGLAGLREPHSLDQLFDWELTTGRLAAMEPWWEPGTRSGYHALTYGFLVGEVVRRVSGLLPGAFLEREVTGPLGIDFTIGLPEKESARAAELVHPPAASSSEQAAVFSQLSPAAIAALTNPPAGAAEANTAAWRAAEIPAANGHGTARAVAALYGILAGRGTYDGRRILSPEAAERVREGQGRCRDLVLGAGFAHETEIGLGLWLSGPNGSYGPNPRAFGHDGFGGSCGLADPEAGVSLGYVMNRMGPHIADDPRKTALVDALYGAL is encoded by the coding sequence ATGTCCGAGCACGTGCCACAGGTTCACGGTCACTGCGACCCGTGGTTCGCCGCGCTGCGCACCGCCTTCGAGGAGAACTTCCGGGAGCGCGGCGAACTGGGCGCCGCGGTGAGCGTCACGGTCGACGGGGCGACGGTGGCCGACCTGTGGGGAGGCTGGGCCGACGCCGCCCGCACCCGGCCCTGGGAGCGGGACACCCTGGTCAACGTCTGGTCCACCTCGAAGGGGCCGACCGCGCTGTGCGCGCACATCCTCGCCGACCGGGGTCTGCTCGACTTCGACGCGCCGGTGGCCGACTACTGGCCGGAGTTCGCCGCGGCGGGCAAGGAACACGTCCTGGTACGGCATCTGCTGTCCCACCGCGCGGGCCTCGCGGGGCTGCGCGAACCGCACTCGCTCGACCAGCTCTTCGACTGGGAGCTGACCACCGGGCGTCTCGCCGCCATGGAGCCCTGGTGGGAACCGGGCACCCGGTCCGGCTATCACGCGCTCACCTACGGATTCCTGGTCGGGGAGGTCGTACGACGGGTGTCGGGGCTGCTGCCGGGGGCCTTCCTGGAACGGGAGGTGACCGGCCCGCTGGGTATCGACTTCACGATCGGGCTGCCCGAGAAGGAGTCCGCCCGGGCTGCCGAACTGGTGCATCCGCCGGCCGCCTCGTCCAGCGAACAGGCGGCTGTCTTCAGCCAGTTGTCGCCCGCGGCCATCGCCGCGCTGACCAACCCGCCGGCGGGTGCGGCCGAGGCCAACACGGCCGCGTGGCGGGCCGCTGAGATCCCGGCCGCGAACGGCCACGGCACCGCCCGGGCAGTCGCCGCGCTCTACGGGATCCTGGCCGGCCGGGGCACGTACGACGGCCGGCGCATCCTGTCCCCCGAGGCCGCCGAGCGGGTGCGCGAGGGCCAGGGCAGATGCCGGGACCTGGTGCTGGGGGCCGGATTCGCGCACGAGACGGAGATCGGGCTCGGGCTCTGGCTCAGCGGGCCGAACGGCTCCTACGGACCCAACCCGCGCGCTTTCGGACACGACGGCTTCGGCGGTTCCTGCGGGCTCGCGGACCCCGAGGCCGGCGTGTCGCTCGGATACGTCATGAACCGCATGGGCCCGCACATCGCCGACGACCCGCGCAAGACGGCGCTGGTGGACGCTCTCTACGGCGCGTTGTGA
- a CDS encoding acetylxylan esterase, with amino-acid sequence MPLFDLSLEELRAYRSTSAEPEDFDAFWSKTLQEAREHDLDARFEPVDTGLATVQVYDVTFAGFGGHPVKGWLTLPAGTAQPLPLVVEFVGYGGGRGLPHEHLLWASTGRAHFIMDTRGQGSAWGGGGGTADPVGGAPSYPGFMTRGIDDPENYYYRRVFTDAVRAIEAARSHPLTDASRTVAVGGSQGGGITIAVGGLVPDLAGVAPDVPFLCDFPRAATLTDRHPYREIGLFLKTHRGRTQDVLRTLSYFDGVHFAARGTAPALFSAALEDQTCPPSTVFAAFNAWAHDDKAIEVYDFNDHEGGGPYQEAAKLRWLRAYA; translated from the coding sequence ATGCCCCTGTTCGACCTGTCGCTCGAAGAGCTCCGCGCGTACCGCAGCACCTCCGCCGAACCGGAGGATTTCGACGCGTTCTGGTCCAAGACCCTCCAGGAAGCCCGCGAGCACGACCTGGACGCCCGCTTCGAGCCGGTCGACACGGGCCTGGCCACGGTGCAGGTGTACGACGTCACGTTCGCCGGGTTCGGCGGTCACCCGGTCAAGGGCTGGCTGACGCTGCCCGCCGGGACGGCGCAACCGCTGCCGCTGGTGGTGGAGTTCGTCGGCTACGGCGGCGGGCGCGGCCTGCCGCACGAGCACCTGTTGTGGGCGTCGACGGGCCGCGCGCACTTCATCATGGACACCCGCGGGCAGGGCAGCGCGTGGGGCGGCGGGGGCGGCACCGCGGACCCGGTGGGCGGCGCGCCCTCGTACCCCGGATTCATGACCCGGGGCATCGACGACCCGGAGAACTACTACTACCGCCGGGTGTTCACGGACGCGGTGCGTGCGATCGAGGCGGCCCGCTCGCACCCGCTGACCGACGCCTCACGGACCGTGGCGGTCGGCGGGAGCCAGGGCGGCGGCATCACGATAGCCGTGGGCGGTCTGGTGCCGGACCTCGCGGGCGTCGCCCCGGACGTGCCGTTCCTGTGCGACTTCCCACGAGCCGCGACGCTGACGGACCGTCACCCCTACCGCGAGATCGGCCTGTTCCTCAAGACGCACCGCGGTCGCACACAGGACGTGCTGCGCACCCTGTCGTACTTCGACGGCGTGCACTTCGCCGCCCGCGGAACGGCGCCCGCGCTGTTCTCGGCGGCCCTCGAGGACCAGACCTGCCCGCCGTCGACCGTGTTCGCCGCCTTCAACGCGTGGGCGCACGACGACAAGGCGATCGAGGTGTACGACTTCAACGACCACGAGGGCGGCGGCCCCTACCAGGAAGCGGCCAAGCTGCGCTGGCTGCGCGCGTACGCCTGA